One Fuerstiella marisgermanici DNA window includes the following coding sequences:
- a CDS encoding SDR family NAD(P)-dependent oxidoreductase has translation MNLGLNGKLALVTGSTSGIGKAIAKTLAAEGAQVVINGRSQKSVDAALNDLQLGDRAIGVPADLGTAEGCATLIEKTNAHGTIDILINNAGIFQPQEFSAISDDDWQRFYDVNVMSGIRLSRALMEPMKQQGWGRIVFISSESAINIPVEMIHYGMTKTAQLAVSRGLAKTLKATGVTVNCVLPGPTWSEGVEQFVKDVAGDSDLAKTKEAFFKENRPSSLIQRFADVNEVAATVAFLCSQQAAATTGSAVRCDGGIVDTCF, from the coding sequence ATGAATTTGGGACTTAACGGCAAGCTGGCACTGGTGACGGGATCAACGTCCGGCATCGGCAAAGCGATTGCAAAAACGTTGGCAGCGGAAGGTGCTCAGGTCGTGATCAACGGCCGCAGCCAGAAATCTGTCGATGCTGCACTAAACGATCTACAACTTGGCGACCGGGCTATCGGAGTCCCAGCCGACCTCGGCACCGCGGAAGGCTGTGCGACGCTGATCGAAAAAACGAATGCGCATGGAACGATCGATATCCTGATCAACAACGCTGGGATCTTTCAACCACAGGAATTTTCAGCGATCAGTGACGACGACTGGCAACGGTTCTACGACGTGAATGTGATGAGCGGCATTCGACTCTCGCGAGCCTTGATGGAACCCATGAAGCAGCAGGGCTGGGGAAGGATCGTATTCATTTCCAGTGAATCAGCGATCAATATCCCTGTCGAAATGATCCACTACGGCATGACAAAGACCGCACAACTGGCAGTCTCACGCGGCCTGGCAAAAACACTGAAGGCCACAGGTGTCACCGTCAACTGCGTGTTGCCGGGGCCAACGTGGAGCGAAGGGGTTGAGCAATTCGTGAAGGATGTTGCAGGGGATAGTGACCTCGCGAAAACTAAGGAAGCATTCTTCAAAGAGAATCGGCCATCGTCGCTGATCCAACGGTTTGCAGACGTGAACGAAGTCGCAGCAACGGTGGCATTCTTGTGCAGTCAACAGGCGGCTGCCACCACCGGGTCTGCTGTGCGCTGCGACGGCGGCATCGTGGACACCTGCTTCTGA
- a CDS encoding putative DNA modification/repair radical SAM protein: MDGTTTDEWPPKKKQLTMSQDVQTKLKILADAAKYDASCASSGSKGTRQGSKLGSTEGMGICHSYTPDGRCVSLLKILMTNYCIYDCQYCVNRVSSDTPRARFTTDEIVDLTIQFYQRNYIEGLFLSSGIIQSPDYTMEQMNLVAMTLRTKHRFGGYIHLKSIPGASDDLLADAGRWADRLSVNVELPTAGDLQQLAPEKKEPEITHAMGTIKGRIDEFKTEKKAGFKVPKFAPAGQSTQMIVGATPTPDLEILQTASSLYNNHDLRRVYYSAYSPIPHADARLPGKSPPLVREHRLYQADWLLRFYGFDANELVAEADRNLSLDVDPKLAWALAHREYFPVDVNLAPREELLRIPGIGAKSVARILKIRQHHALQVADLKKLRVAWKRTAHFVVTADHNPGLKKLDDLHLKQQFVQQPRQLTLFDAHASAKSGEV, encoded by the coding sequence ATGGACGGCACAACAACGGATGAGTGGCCCCCTAAGAAGAAACAATTGACGATGTCGCAGGACGTTCAGACGAAACTCAAAATTCTTGCCGACGCCGCCAAGTACGATGCATCCTGCGCCAGCAGCGGGTCGAAGGGAACTCGCCAAGGAAGCAAGCTGGGCAGTACTGAGGGCATGGGGATCTGTCACAGCTACACGCCGGATGGCAGATGCGTTTCGCTGCTCAAAATCCTTATGACGAACTACTGCATCTACGACTGTCAATATTGCGTCAACCGAGTCAGCAGCGACACGCCTCGGGCTCGCTTCACGACCGACGAAATTGTGGATCTCACAATTCAGTTCTATCAGCGGAACTATATCGAGGGGCTGTTTTTAAGTTCCGGGATCATCCAGTCGCCCGATTACACCATGGAGCAGATGAATCTGGTCGCGATGACGTTGCGAACGAAGCACCGATTTGGAGGCTACATTCACTTGAAGTCCATTCCCGGCGCGTCTGACGATTTGCTGGCCGACGCGGGACGCTGGGCGGATCGCCTGAGTGTAAATGTCGAACTGCCGACGGCGGGAGACCTGCAGCAGCTTGCTCCGGAAAAGAAGGAACCGGAGATTACTCATGCGATGGGCACCATCAAGGGGCGAATCGACGAGTTCAAAACGGAGAAGAAGGCGGGTTTCAAAGTGCCGAAGTTCGCCCCTGCGGGCCAGAGTACTCAGATGATTGTCGGTGCCACGCCCACGCCGGATCTGGAAATTCTTCAAACGGCCTCATCGCTGTACAACAACCACGACCTGCGGCGAGTCTACTATTCGGCCTACAGCCCGATCCCACACGCTGATGCCAGACTGCCCGGCAAGAGTCCTCCGCTGGTTCGCGAACATCGCCTCTACCAGGCCGACTGGCTTCTGAGATTCTACGGTTTCGATGCCAACGAACTGGTTGCAGAAGCGGACCGCAACCTATCGCTGGACGTTGACCCCAAGCTGGCATGGGCGCTGGCGCATCGGGAGTACTTTCCCGTTGATGTTAATCTCGCTCCTCGTGAGGAACTGCTGAGAATTCCAGGCATTGGCGCGAAAAGCGTAGCTCGCATATTAAAAATTCGACAGCACCACGCGCTGCAGGTGGCTGATTTGAAAAAGCTTCGCGTGGCGTGGAAACGCACGGCTCACTTTGTGGTGACGGCGGATCATAACCCCGGTCTGAAAAAGCTGGACGACCTGCACTTAAAGCAACAATTTGTCCAGCAGCCACGGCAACTCACGCTGTTTGATGCTCACGCTTCTGCCAAATCGGGCGAGGTGTGA
- a CDS encoding UdgX family uracil-DNA binding protein (This protein belongs to the uracil DNA glycosylase superfamily, members of which act in excision repair of DNA. However, it belongs more specifically to UdgX branch, whose founding member was found to bind uracil in DNA (where it does not belong), without cleaving it, appears to promote DNA repair by a pathway involving RecA, rather than base excision.), whose translation MQFVKASTFEEWRTVCRGLLARHVPPSGVVFGDTDRSPSLFDATDDSEALPPPADSKSPVVFRIPKSFLQAAERIACHTAPDRWERLYRTLWRMTHGEPRLLEVTTDDDVHRLVMMEKAVRRDAHKMKAFVRFRKVESPEGEHFVAWHRPEFRIVRLTAPFFARRFPSMCWTILTPSESVHWDLQQLNYGPGAAASEAPQGDELEDLWKTYYGSIFNPARIKLKMMTQEMPTRHWPTLPETDIIPDLLADAPRRVAEMIARQEGFATSAADFLPQTLTFDALRAAAAGCKGCDLHEHATQTVFGEGPVDSGLMLIGEQPGDQEDLVGRPFVGPAGKILDEALAKVGISRDRIYVTNSVKHFKYNLSGKRRLHSNPDVREVTACKPWVEAEIELVQPQVIVCLGATAARQIIGPEFRVTKHRAVPQKTRHCENTIGTWHPSAILRQPSQTRRNEMLLELASDLRLAAQLTGFGE comes from the coding sequence ATGCAGTTTGTTAAGGCCAGCACATTCGAAGAATGGCGAACCGTCTGTCGAGGGTTGCTTGCCCGCCACGTTCCGCCGTCTGGCGTCGTTTTTGGTGACACAGACCGCAGTCCGAGTCTGTTTGACGCCACTGATGATTCGGAGGCATTGCCACCGCCTGCAGACTCTAAGTCGCCAGTCGTGTTCCGAATTCCGAAGTCGTTTTTGCAGGCGGCCGAACGTATTGCCTGCCACACTGCCCCGGATCGCTGGGAACGGTTGTATCGCACGCTGTGGCGGATGACTCACGGAGAACCTCGATTGCTGGAAGTCACGACAGACGACGACGTGCATCGTCTGGTAATGATGGAGAAAGCCGTTCGTCGCGATGCGCACAAGATGAAAGCGTTCGTCCGCTTCCGCAAAGTCGAATCGCCGGAAGGTGAGCATTTTGTGGCATGGCATCGCCCCGAATTTCGTATCGTCCGGCTAACCGCTCCTTTTTTCGCTCGTCGCTTTCCCAGCATGTGCTGGACAATTCTGACACCTTCGGAATCCGTGCACTGGGACCTTCAGCAACTAAATTACGGGCCGGGCGCAGCAGCCAGTGAGGCACCGCAGGGTGACGAGCTTGAAGACCTGTGGAAAACCTACTACGGATCGATCTTTAATCCGGCGCGCATCAAGTTGAAGATGATGACTCAGGAAATGCCGACGCGTCATTGGCCCACGCTTCCGGAAACCGACATCATCCCCGACCTTCTGGCCGACGCACCTCGGCGGGTTGCCGAAATGATCGCTCGTCAGGAAGGCTTCGCGACTTCGGCCGCTGACTTCCTGCCACAGACGCTCACCTTCGACGCACTTCGTGCTGCCGCGGCCGGGTGCAAAGGCTGTGACCTGCACGAGCATGCAACTCAGACCGTTTTTGGCGAAGGCCCAGTAGATTCAGGTCTAATGCTGATCGGCGAACAGCCTGGTGATCAGGAAGATCTGGTCGGCCGGCCGTTTGTGGGACCGGCTGGTAAAATTCTGGACGAAGCACTCGCGAAAGTCGGTATCTCGCGAGACAGAATCTACGTCACAAATTCGGTGAAGCACTTCAAATACAATCTGAGCGGAAAGCGCCGCCTGCACAGCAATCCGGATGTGCGAGAAGTGACCGCCTGCAAGCCGTGGGTGGAAGCAGAAATCGAACTCGTCCAGCCACAAGTTATCGTCTGTCTCGGCGCCACTGCCGCCCGACAAATCATCGGGCCGGAATTCCGAGTAACGAAGCATCGAGCAGTACCTCAGAAGACACGGCACTGCGAAAACACCATCGGAACATGGCACCCATCTGCGATCCTGCGTCAGCCGTCACAAACACGTCGCAACGAAATGTTGCTGGAACTCGCAAGCGACTTGCGTCTGGCCGCTCAACTAACTGGCTTTGGCGAATAA
- a CDS encoding ligase-associated DNA damage response exonuclease: MTLLTESDHGLYCPRGRFYVDPWQPVERAVVTHAHADHARPGSQAYLAAKAGEHILRTRLPDVASFQFVEYGSTVSMNGVNVSLHPAGHMTGSAQVRMEYRGEVVVVTGDYKRQADPTCAAFEPIKCHTFVTESTFGLPIYRWKNPQAVFDDINQWWRTNQQAGRTSVLFTYAVGKSQRILSGIDTSIGPVFAHGAILKANAAYRRCGVELPEAGNILEQDKTFDWSRTLVLAPPSARGSTWLRRFGNVSMAMASGWMGVRGIRRRRVVDRGFVISDHVDWPDLMQTIKETEAENVWVTHGYSAQVARHLQQQGVAAKVIKTEFRGEVEEAESP, from the coding sequence GTGACGTTGCTAACGGAATCGGACCATGGTCTCTACTGCCCTCGCGGCAGGTTTTATGTCGATCCGTGGCAACCAGTCGAACGAGCCGTCGTGACGCACGCGCACGCAGACCATGCTCGGCCGGGTTCGCAGGCGTACCTCGCAGCGAAAGCTGGCGAACACATTCTGAGGACTCGTTTGCCCGACGTAGCGTCGTTTCAATTTGTGGAATACGGCTCGACGGTTTCCATGAACGGCGTCAACGTGTCGCTACATCCTGCCGGGCACATGACGGGGTCGGCTCAGGTGCGCATGGAATACCGCGGTGAAGTCGTCGTTGTGACGGGCGATTACAAGCGGCAGGCCGACCCGACCTGTGCTGCGTTTGAACCGATCAAATGCCACACGTTCGTCACCGAATCGACATTCGGTCTGCCAATCTACCGCTGGAAAAATCCGCAAGCCGTATTCGATGACATCAACCAATGGTGGCGAACCAACCAACAGGCGGGACGGACGAGTGTGCTGTTCACGTATGCCGTAGGGAAGAGCCAGAGAATACTTTCCGGGATCGACACCAGCATCGGCCCGGTGTTCGCTCACGGAGCAATTCTGAAAGCGAACGCCGCCTATCGACGCTGCGGAGTCGAGTTGCCGGAGGCGGGTAACATCTTAGAGCAGGACAAAACGTTCGACTGGTCTCGCACGCTGGTGCTTGCTCCGCCGAGTGCTCGTGGCAGCACGTGGCTACGGCGGTTCGGCAATGTGTCGATGGCAATGGCTTCAGGCTGGATGGGCGTGCGAGGCATCCGGCGTCGGCGAGTGGTCGATCGCGGCTTCGTCATTTCGGATCACGTCGACTGGCCCGACCTGATGCAAACGATCAAGGAAACTGAAGCCGAAAATGTGTGGGTCACACATGGCTACTCGGCCCAGGTAGCGCGTCACCTTCAACAGCAAGGTGTCGCAGCGAAAGTCATCAAGACAGAATTTCGCGGCGAAGTCGAAGAGGCGGAATCGCCATGA
- a CDS encoding NAD-dependent succinate-semialdehyde dehydrogenase codes for MSITSINPATGETLKTYEPLTKEQTMDKVAAAQKAFADWQETTFDHRKSILLTFAKALRERTDECAKLITVEMGKRIAEARKEILFCAEITEFYANGAEEFLANQPMDTDDAEAYIQYAPIGVLMGVMPWNFPFYQVVRYAMPNIMAGNTVLVKHAGNVPQCAEKIQNLFDESGLPEGVFTNLLIPTEFVETIIEDDRIQGVSLTGSERAGAAVAAAAGKNLKRSVLELGGNDPFIVLEDADLDAVVEMAVKGRMVNTGQSCVAAKRFIVVESLADDFLSAFKSKLADMKLGDPIDEDTEVGPLSTESAADNLDKQVQSAINAGATVVLGGDRPDCKGAFFNPTILTDVTPDMPTYDQELFGPVATVYVVKDEAAAIKLANDSSYGLGGSVYTKDIERGRKVAEQIDTGMMFINQPTQSQADLPFGGTKNSGYGRELSHLGILEFVNKKLIHTGSRS; via the coding sequence ATGAGTATCACGAGCATCAATCCGGCCACCGGCGAAACGTTGAAGACCTACGAACCGCTCACGAAAGAGCAGACCATGGATAAGGTCGCGGCAGCTCAGAAAGCCTTCGCAGACTGGCAGGAAACCACGTTCGACCACCGTAAGAGCATTCTGCTGACGTTCGCAAAGGCCCTGCGGGAGCGGACCGACGAGTGTGCAAAGCTGATCACGGTCGAGATGGGCAAGCGAATCGCGGAAGCTCGCAAAGAAATTCTGTTCTGTGCGGAAATCACTGAGTTCTACGCCAACGGTGCGGAAGAATTCCTGGCGAATCAGCCAATGGATACAGACGACGCGGAGGCGTACATTCAGTACGCACCGATCGGTGTTCTGATGGGTGTTATGCCGTGGAACTTTCCGTTTTATCAGGTCGTCCGCTATGCGATGCCGAACATAATGGCGGGCAACACGGTGCTGGTGAAACACGCTGGCAATGTGCCTCAATGTGCCGAAAAGATTCAGAATCTCTTTGACGAAAGTGGACTGCCGGAAGGTGTGTTTACAAACTTGCTGATTCCCACTGAGTTTGTGGAAACCATTATTGAGGATGATCGCATTCAAGGCGTGTCGCTCACCGGCAGCGAACGCGCAGGAGCTGCCGTAGCCGCTGCCGCGGGAAAGAACCTAAAACGATCCGTTCTGGAACTCGGTGGCAACGACCCGTTTATCGTGCTGGAAGATGCTGACCTCGACGCCGTTGTCGAAATGGCGGTGAAGGGCCGAATGGTAAATACGGGGCAGAGTTGCGTCGCCGCCAAACGCTTCATTGTCGTTGAATCTTTGGCTGACGATTTTCTGTCGGCGTTCAAGTCGAAGCTCGCAGACATGAAGCTCGGCGATCCTATCGACGAAGACACCGAAGTCGGGCCGCTTTCCACGGAGTCTGCTGCAGACAACCTGGACAAGCAGGTTCAATCCGCTATCAACGCCGGAGCGACCGTGGTGCTGGGTGGTGACCGGCCAGACTGCAAAGGTGCCTTCTTCAATCCGACGATTCTCACTGACGTCACACCGGATATGCCGACGTACGATCAGGAATTGTTTGGGCCTGTTGCTACCGTTTACGTAGTGAAAGACGAAGCCGCTGCCATCAAACTGGCGAACGATTCTTCCTACGGATTAGGCGGTTCGGTGTACACGAAAGATATCGAACGAGGTCGGAAAGTGGCTGAACAGATCGATACCGGTATGATGTTTATCAACCAGCCAACTCAGTCTCAGGCGGACCTCCCGTTTGGAGGAACGAAGAATTCCGGCTACGGTCGCGAACTTTCGCATCTCGGCATTCTTGAATTCGTCAACAAGAAGCTAATTCACACAGGCTCAAGGTCTTAG
- a CDS encoding DNA-formamidopyrimidine glycosylase family protein, protein MPEGDTLRRLADMLAARFVGQEVVGNLFRHPRYSTSDFTGATLTSVDSRGKHLLMRFSNGYTVHVHLRMTGAVYPRFPREIRAHRRKFEIEMTDGWIVAVDIPILGIMRTKDERHAVGHLGPDICGHYDHDLAIQQLSSAGDVPISQAMLDQRVVAGFGNIYAVETPFITGINPNTFVSSLSNVEALLSIGVGLIRTNARRGPQNTTGRNIHLTNHWVLSSEIRRCKVCGSDLVKRSGRETAWTRRTSWCEQCQPLTNTEVDLTRAAKLLAGHPCRKIVDLKTGKLLVPVNEPVVAAALRTNEGGMKRSR, encoded by the coding sequence ATGCCCGAAGGTGACACACTTCGACGACTCGCCGACATGCTGGCAGCGCGATTCGTTGGCCAGGAGGTCGTCGGGAACCTGTTTCGACACCCGCGATATTCCACGTCGGATTTCACCGGTGCGACGCTCACGAGTGTTGATTCGCGTGGCAAACATTTGTTGATGAGATTCTCGAATGGGTACACGGTCCACGTCCATCTTCGGATGACGGGAGCCGTCTACCCGCGTTTCCCGAGAGAAATCCGTGCTCATCGCCGCAAGTTCGAAATTGAGATGACAGATGGATGGATCGTGGCTGTCGACATCCCAATTCTCGGCATCATGCGGACGAAAGACGAACGCCATGCGGTTGGCCACTTAGGGCCCGACATCTGCGGTCACTATGACCACGACCTCGCCATACAGCAGCTTTCGTCCGCCGGAGATGTTCCAATTTCGCAGGCAATGCTGGATCAGCGCGTGGTTGCAGGGTTCGGAAATATCTACGCCGTGGAAACCCCCTTCATCACCGGCATCAATCCGAACACATTCGTCAGTTCGCTTTCCAATGTCGAAGCTCTGTTGTCGATTGGTGTGGGGCTGATACGCACGAATGCTCGCCGAGGTCCTCAGAACACGACCGGGCGAAATATTCACCTCACGAATCACTGGGTACTAAGCAGCGAGATCAGACGCTGCAAGGTCTGCGGAAGCGATCTGGTGAAACGCAGCGGTCGCGAAACCGCGTGGACCCGCCGCACGTCCTGGTGTGAACAATGCCAGCCACTCACCAACACAGAAGTTGACCTCACCCGCGCGGCGAAATTGTTGGCCGGGCACCCTTGCCGAAAGATCGTCGACCTGAAGACAGGCAAGCTGCTTGTCCCCGTGAATGAACCGGTTGTTGCCGCCGCGTTGCGCACAAATGAAGGTGGCATGAAGAGGTCTCGATAG